The genome window GCCGCACCGGCTACCCGGTGGTGGACGCCGCGGCGCGGGAGCTCTTGGCCACGGGCTTCGTGCACAACCGCGCGCGCATGATCACCGCGAGCTTCCTCACGAAGCACCTCCTGCTCTCGTACACCCGAGGCGAGGCGCACTACCTGCGCTACCTGACCGACGGCGACTGGATCCAGAACAACGCAGGCTGGCAGTGGTCGGCGGGGTGCGGGTGCGACGCGCAGCCGTATTTTCGCGTCTTCAACCCCATCACGCAGGGACAGAAGTTCGACCCCGACGGCGCGTACGTAAAACGCTGGCTGCCAGAGCTCGCGCGATTGGATGCAAAGCACATCCACGCGCCGTGGCTCGCGCCCGCCCTCTCCCTTCGGGCCGCGGGGCTCCGCCTGGGAGAGAGCTACCCGCACCCCATCGTGGACCACGCCACGGCCCGGGAGCGCTTCCTCGCGACAGCCAAAGCGGCGCTGTCGCCCAGCTGAGCGAAAGGAGCGGCCGGCCGCCGGGCGCGCGCAATCCCTGTGGTTGGTCGACGGGCTGCTAGGGTGGACGCGATCGCTACCCCTGATCGGAGCCATGAATGACGGACGACGCTGCCTCGTACACGCCCTCGAAGGTCTGGACCTGGAACCGCGAGATGGGAGGGCGGTTCGCGGGCGTGAACCGCCCGACCGCGGGGGCACGGGCCGACGTCGAGCTGCCCGTCGGACGCCACCCGCTGCAGCTCTATTCGCAGGCGACGCCCAACGGCGTGAAGGTGACCGTGATGCTCGAGGAGCTCCTCGCGCTCGGGCACAGGGGCGCCGAGTACGACGCCTGGTTCATTTCGATCGACGACGGTGCGCAGTTCGGGAGCGGCTTCGTGGCGGTGAACCCGAACTCCAAGATCCCCGCGCTCATGGACCGCAGCGGTCCCGAGCCCATCCGGGTCTTCGAGTCCGGGGCGATCTTGCTCTATCTGGCGGAGAAGTTCGGCGCCTTCCTGCCGAAGGAGCCCGGCAAGCGCGCGGAGTGCCTGTCGTGGCTCTTCTGGCAAATGGGCAGCGCGCCCTACCTCGGCGGCGGACTCGGCCACTTCTACGCCTATGCGCCGACGAAGATCGAATACGCGATCGACCGCTATGCGATGGAGGTGAAGCGACAGCTCGACGTGCTGAACCGTCGACTCGCAGAGACCGCGTATCTCACGGGCGACGAGTACACCGTCGCGGACGTCGCCGTGTGGCCTTGGTATGGCGCGCTCGTGAGGGGCCTCCTCTACGGCGTTGGGGAGTTCTTGCAGGTGACGAGCTACACCCACGTCGTGCGATGGGCGGAGCTCATCGCGCTGCGCCCGGCGGTCCAGCGCGGCAGGAGGGTCAATCGTGTGTGGGGGGCCCTCGAGGGCCAGCTCCGCGAGCGCCACGACGCGTCCGACTTCGACCCCCCATCGACGCCGTAGGCGCGCGCGGAAGCGGCGCGTGACCGGGAGTGCCCTCCCCCGCGAACTGAGCCGCGTCGACGGTGCTCGACGCGGTAGGGCTTGCGCCGGCGAGGGAAGGCGGGTCTCCTCTCGGTGGAGGTCGTTCGCCCTATGCCCAAGGTCCCGCTCCGCGACGGGCGCTCGCTGCACGTACACGTGGTAGGGCGGGGCGGTCCCGGCCGCACGGTCGTGATGCTGCACGGCTTCGGCATGCACGGGGCCATGTGGCTGCCCCTCGTGGCGCCCCTCGCGCACAAGTACCGGTTCGTGCTGCCCGACCTGCGCGGCTTCGGGCGGTCGCATGGGGTCGACTACGGGCACGCCGACGTGATCGGAGGGCACGCCGACGACGTGGAAGACCTCCTCGAGCACCTCGGCGAGGAGCGCGTGTTGCTCGGCGGCCTCTCGATGGGGGCGCTCACGGCGCTCGCGCTCGCGGCGCGCGGCGGCTTCCGGCGAGTCGCCGGCTACGTGCACATCGACCAGGCCGCGCGCATCCAGAACGATGCACACTACACCCATGGCCTCTTCGGCCCCGAGCAGCCGGCGCGGTTCGCGGAGATGCGCGCGCTGCTTGGCGAGGTCGATCCGCTCCGTGACCGGCCCTTCGATGCCCTCCCCGCCCGGCTCCGCGAGCGGGTCCGCGGGGCGTTCGCGAAATTCCTCCGCTCGGCCTTCCGCCCCGCCTGGCTGAAGACCGCGACCGGCGCGGTCCACCGCGAAGCGCTGGCCAGGCGCGTCTTTCCGGTCGCGAACTGGCCAATCTACATGGACTGCCTCCGAGCTTATCTGGAGCAGGACTACGACTTCCGTGACGCCTTGGTCGACACGCGAACTCCGGTAACCTTCATGGTGGGCGAGGCCTCGGAGATGTACCCGGCCGAGGGCCAACTCGAGCTCGCGCGGTCGGTGCCCGGCGCCACCGTCGTGCGCTTCCCGGGCGTGGGGCACGCCATCCCCGTGGAGGCGCCCTGGGCCTTCGTCCGCGCCCTCTCCCGCGCGCTCGACACCTGACGAGGGTCGAGCCGGGTGATGGGCCTTCTTTTTGGGTTTCCCGCCGCGACCAAGCGGCGATACCACTCAGGGATGCGCAACCTCATGCTCTCGTGCCTCGCGATCTCTTCCCTGCTCGTCTCGAGCGCGGCGAGCGCGGACATCCCCCCGGGTCCGAGCCCAACCAACCCTTCCGCCCCGGCGCGCCCCACTCCATGTGGCACGAACGAGAACGCTGCCGCGTCTTCCTGCTCGGGGAAGAACGTCGGCGAAGCGTGCACGCTGGCCAGCGGCGCAAGCGGCGAGTGCCAGGCGCTCCGATGCACGACCGAGGCGGGCACGACCCTCCTCGCTTGCGCGTCGCCCGCCCCCGGCGCGGATGCCGGCACCTCGGGCCCGGTGAGCAGCTCGTCGAACTGCGCGGTCCACGCGCCCGGCGCGCACACCGTCGGCGCGGGCGGCGCGGGCCTCACGCTGCTCGGCCTCGCCGTGGCGGTCGCGGGCCGCCGCCGGCGCCGCTGACACGCCAGGGTGCTCGAGCTCGCTCAGGCGGGCGTCGGGCACCCGTAGACGATGTCGACCGCCTTGATGGTGCCCGCCTGCAGGTCGGTACACACCTGGCCGTAGAGGGTGACCTGGTTGGTCACCGGATCGTACTCCCAGCCGTTCGCCTTGTTCGGGTCGCGCGACACGGGCTTCGTCTTGTCGACGAACACGTAGAGCTTCGTAGGATCGGGCGGGGTCGTGCCGAGCTTGAACGTGCACGAGAGAGTGAGCGCCGCGATCGCCTTCAGCGCCGCGTCGAGCGAGGCCTTGTCGCCCGCGTTGTAGAACTTGGTAGCCCCGCTGAGCGGCGCGCCGCCCGCGACGGCGAACTGGTTCAGCGTGGGCACGTCGACGCCGCTGCCGAAGCCGACGACGAAGGTCTTCACGCCCTTCCCCGCGAGCGCGGTGATCGCGGCCGTCGTGCCGGAATCGCCCCCGGCGGCGTTGCAGCCGGCCTGCGCGCCGTCGGACACCAGCATCGCGAAGCTCTTGCGGGTGGTGTCGCTGAAGCCGGGGTCGGTAGCCGCCTGGGTCATGCCGGTGTCGATGTTGGTCACGCAGGGCCCGTCGGGGAAGTTGGGATCCGCGGCCTTTAGCGCGCTCGTGAGCATCGTCTGGATCTTGGTCTCGTTCGTGGGCCCGACCGGCACCGGCAGCGCGGCGGCCTGCGTACAGCTGTTGGCGTCGGTATCCGGGAACATGGTGAGGCCGAAGCGAATCTTGCCGTTGTAGGAGGTGGTGAGCGTCTTCAGCGCGTCCACCGCGATCTCCCACTTCGTCTGCGCGCCCACCTTGTTGGTCATCGAGCACGAGCGGTCGAGCACGACCAGCAGGTTCGGGGGCACGGGCTCGGCCGAGATCGCCTGCGAGCCACAACCGCCGCCGGGCACGCAGGTGAGCGTCTTGGGATCGCAGACCTTGCCCTTCTCGCAGTCGAGGGTGTCGTCGCAGGCCGCGCCGCTGAGGCAGCGGCCCTTCGAGCTGCAGCGCTCGGGGGCGACGCACGCGGGGCTGCACGCGCCCGGCGCAGGGGGCGGCGCGACGCCGTCGGGGAAGCTGCCCGAGTCGGGATCGGTGGGGAAGACCGTGACGCCGTCCCCCTCGGTGCTGCCGCACGCGGCGACGATGAGAGCCACACCTGCCACCACCGAGAGAGCGCGCAGCTTCATGCTCGAAGCATACCCGCCCGGGGGCGCCTCGCCCGATGACATTTCGCACGCGCCGCCCGAGGGAGCTCCGCCCGAGGCCGGCTCGTGCTCGCGGCCGATCCTGGTCGGGCTCGACCTCTGCCTCGCAGTCTCTCTGGGTGGTGGCGTACACGACCCGATGCCCCGCGAACGCGGGGCGCAGGCGGAGCAGCTCCATCCAGTGCCCCCCAGACGAGGCCACGGCGAGGATACTTCTGCGGACCGCGGGGGCCCGCGGGTCGAACGGCGTGGAGGCGGAGTGCGCCAACGTCGGAGGAGTTGTTGCCATGACTCCACCTCAGCAACATCCGTACTCCGCAGCTCATGCGGCAAAGGCCGGCTCCACGGGTCGGCAGGGTGTGCAGTGCCTTGCACCCTTGCGCCGATCCCTGCGCGGCGCGCTCCGAGAGCGGCACGCGCCCCTGCCGCGCCCCCGCCGCTCGCCCGCTCAGCCGGCCGGTGCGCGTCCGCCGTCGGCCGCTCCCGCTCGAGCGCCCGCCGCGCGGACGCCGTAGAAGTAATACCCGCGGCCGAGCGCGCCGATGGGGTAGGTGCCGTACGTCCACGTGAACGCGTCGCCCAGCGGCGCCACCATCACGCGGAGCTCGTCTTCCGTGTAGACGCGCAGCGTGCTCACGAGGCCGTCCCAGACCGACGCGACCAGCGCGGTCGGTGTCGCCCAGGTGAGCCAGGCCTTCGCGAGCTTCCTGCGCGGCGCGAGCGCGGGGTTCGCGTAGAGCCCAAGGAGCCCTGGCACCGCGAACGCCGCGAAGAGCAGCGGGTTGCGCTCGAACCCCTCGGCGACGAACACGCCCGGGGAGCGCTCGCACGCGCCGCGCAGGATGGCGCCGGCGAGGTCGGGGGAAAAATGGTGAAGAGCGTTGATGATCACCCGGACGCGGCCCGCGCCGAGGTCCGCGGGGATGCGCGTGGCGTCGACCGACGACGCCTCGTACTCGACCACGCCAGGGTGCGCCGACGCGAGGCGGGCCCACGCGTCCGGGTGGGGGTGCAGGTCGGTCAGCAAGAACCGCGGCGCCCGTGCGCCTTGCCGGGCGAGCTCGCGCGCGAGGATCGCGGCGGGGCCGCCGGCGCCCGAACAGAGGTCGAGCACGGAGTCCGCGCCCGCCCGGTCGAGGAAGTCCGAGAAGGGGCCGGCGAGGCCCCGGAGCATACGCCCCCAGGTGAGCGCGCGGCTCAGGGCCTCGACGATCGACTCGCGGAGCGCCGGCGGTGCCCAGGCGCTGTCGTTGAACTCGAAGAGCTGGGCGCGCGGTAGAGCCATGGGGCGCGAGGGTATCGTCCGGGCTCCCGAAGCGCGACCCTCGCGTGCCCATGACACATCCTGCCCCCCCCCGAGCCTCGTGCGGCGCTCCGGCTCAGCGGAGCTTCGCCTGCAGGCGCGCCACTCCAGCGCGGAGCACGGTGTCGAGCGCCTCTCCGAACGGGGTCTTGTTCTTCACGGCCACGGAGAGGTCGAGGCCCCCGGCGGACGCGCTCAGGCCGGCCTTGTCGGCGGGCACCGTCGCGTGCACGACCTCGGCGGCGAGCACCTGCCCCGACTCCACGTCCACCACGCGCAGGTTGAGCGTGAGCGCGGCGTACGAGCGGCCCGCGTCGATGCCGGGCAATCCCGGGATCTTGAGCGCGAGCTCGGCCCCCTTCACGTCGGGCTCGAAGGCGTCGACGTCGCCAAGGACGAAGCGCGAGACACCCAAAATCTTCCCCTGCTTGGCGAAGCTGCCTTTGCAGTCGAAATACACCTTGTCGGGGTTCGAGTCCGAGCAGAGCTTGAGCTCGCCAATCAGCGCCGAGATCTGCGCGCGCTCCACGAGAGTGAAGCAGCCTGTGCCCGAGAGCGCGGCCACCACCAGATCGTCGCTCCCGTCGAGGAGGAGGTCGCGCTTGGTCTTGTTGCGCAGCGGCACGACGCCGAAGGTGCCTGCGACCGGGGCGCTCGCGCACCGCGCGCCCGGAGCCGCGGGAGCTTCGGGAGCAGGCGCCTTGACGACCACTCCACCGCCTTCACCCCCGCACGAGATCGTGAGGCCGAGTCCGAGGAGAAGAAGCGCGAGGCGCGCGCGGGCGCGAGCACGAACGGAAGCGGGGTCAGCCAAAGGAGGGATCATGGGGTTCCTGACAAGAGGTTCTGAACGGAGAGCTCGGGCGCCTTGGCGCACGCGTTCTCGAAGTGGAG of Myxococcales bacterium contains these proteins:
- the yghU gene encoding glutathione-dependent disulfide-bond oxidoreductase, encoding MTDDAASYTPSKVWTWNREMGGRFAGVNRPTAGARADVELPVGRHPLQLYSQATPNGVKVTVMLEELLALGHRGAEYDAWFISIDDGAQFGSGFVAVNPNSKIPALMDRSGPEPIRVFESGAILLYLAEKFGAFLPKEPGKRAECLSWLFWQMGSAPYLGGGLGHFYAYAPTKIEYAIDRYAMEVKRQLDVLNRRLAETAYLTGDEYTVADVAVWPWYGALVRGLLYGVGEFLQVTSYTHVVRWAELIALRPAVQRGRRVNRVWGALEGQLRERHDASDFDPPSTP
- a CDS encoding alpha/beta hydrolase, producing MPKVPLRDGRSLHVHVVGRGGPGRTVVMLHGFGMHGAMWLPLVAPLAHKYRFVLPDLRGFGRSHGVDYGHADVIGGHADDVEDLLEHLGEERVLLGGLSMGALTALALAARGGFRRVAGYVHIDQAARIQNDAHYTHGLFGPEQPARFAEMRALLGEVDPLRDRPFDALPARLRERVRGAFAKFLRSAFRPAWLKTATGAVHREALARRVFPVANWPIYMDCLRAYLEQDYDFRDALVDTRTPVTFMVGEASEMYPAEGQLELARSVPGATVVRFPGVGHAIPVEAPWAFVRALSRALDT
- a CDS encoding VWA domain-containing protein — its product is MKLRALSVVAGVALIVAACGSTEGDGVTVFPTDPDSGSFPDGVAPPPAPGACSPACVAPERCSSKGRCLSGAACDDTLDCEKGKVCDPKTLTCVPGGGCGSQAISAEPVPPNLLVVLDRSCSMTNKVGAQTKWEIAVDALKTLTTSYNGKIRFGLTMFPDTDANSCTQAAALPVPVGPTNETKIQTMLTSALKAADPNFPDGPCVTNIDTGMTQAATDPGFSDTTRKSFAMLVSDGAQAGCNAAGGDSGTTAAITALAGKGVKTFVVGFGSGVDVPTLNQFAVAGGAPLSGATKFYNAGDKASLDAALKAIAALTLSCTFKLGTTPPDPTKLYVFVDKTKPVSRDPNKANGWEYDPVTNQVTLYGQVCTDLQAGTIKAVDIVYGCPTPA